A stretch of DNA from Nitratireductor thuwali:
ACGTCATCCGCGGCGGAAACTGCCACAGGATCGGACCTAGCTTGCGCCCCAGGCGCAGCGGGCCCGAAGCCAGGAAATTGGCGAGCGGCGTCTCGATCTCGTTCAGCCGCTTCATATGCGTGATATAGCGCGAGCCTTTGATGGCGAAGACGAAATCGTCCGGTGCTTCCTCGTCCCACCGGGCAAAGTTCTCCGGCCGCTGCATGCGGTAGAAGGTGCCGTTGACCTCGACGGAGCGGAAATGCCGGGCCGCAAACGAGAGCTCCTGTTTCTGCGGCAGCCCGGCAGGATAGAACACGCCGCGCCAGGGCTTGTAGGTCCATCCCGATATGCCGATGCGGACAGTTCCTGCGGTCGCCATGTCGCTTCCATGATTGCATCCCAATGCGGGAAACGGAGCCGGCGGCAACATCGTTCCGCGGCCGGACGTCACTCGGCGTTCGTCATGCCGCTTCTCCTTCGGCGGCCCGATTCCCCTCAAAAACCTCCTTTGCCGCAAAAAGACCGTTCAGGGCTGTCGGAAAGCCGGAATAGACCGCCATCTGCATGATGGTCTCGGTGATCTCTTCGCGGGTCAGGCCAACATTCAGGCCGGCCTGGATATGGACCTTGAGCTGCGGTGACGAGTGCCCGAGGGCCGTCAGCGCCGCGATCGTTGCGATCTCGCGCTCCCGAAGCCCGAGGCCCGGGCGCGAATAGATGTCGCCGAAAGGGAATTCGATCAGGTAGCGCGCGAAATCCGGCGCGATGTCGGCTAGCGATTCTACGACCTTGCGGCCGGCCTCGCCGTCGACCTCGGCAAGAGCCCGCAAGCCTTTGTCGTATCGGCTCTCGGAGCCGGTTTGCTTCTGCGTCGTCATCATCCACCTCATTGGCAAGAATACCGGCAGGGCCGGCGTTTCCGGTATCGGGGCCGAGCAGGCAGCTTGCGATTCGGCGGCACGGCAGGGACATCCTCGCCATCCTCGACCTCGGGCCGGTGCCTTTCGGTTCCCTGACCCGTGTCTGTCATCCTTCGCATGCTCTCGCTCTCGTCACGACGCATCCATCTGTAGGAGTTCGAGCGCGCTCTAGGTCAAGGCACTTTCTTTGCCAGGCATCGTCCCGGACAATGGCGGGAACCCTCGACGGGAACGGCAAATGGGCAGATCGCAGGCTTGATGGTCGCCCAAACATGGAATCAGCCTGGGAGGCAGGCCCTTTGACGGTTGATCGGTGGCGGCTGGCGTTCTATGGTTATGTAGCTGAACATTCTTCCTTTTGGCAGCAATGTCGGGGCAGCTAGCCAGCTCCTACCAGCGCCTCTAGCAAAATACGGAAAGCATAAGCGGATTTTTTCCCGCGAGACCACTCTTACTCTTTGCGGCATAACAACAAGAGGCCAGATGGAAGCCAAGTTAAAAGTTAGAGACGCCTTCAAAGTCTTTGGAACAGCCCCGGAAGATGCTCTGGAGCGCCTGAGGCGCGGCGAGAGCAAGGAGCAGATTCTCGCCGAAACCGGTCAGGTCGTCGGCGTGCAGGACGTCAGCTTCGACGTTGAGGAAGCGCAGATATTCGTCGTCATGGGTCTTTCAGGCTCGGGCAAGTCGACGCTCGTGCGCATGCTGAACGGTCTGATCAAGCCGACCGCCGGACATATCCTGGTGGATGGCGAGGATGTGGCGACCTGTTCGCCCGAACAGCTGCGCCGGATAAGGCGAAACAAGGTCGCCATGGTCTTCCAGCATTTCGCTCTGTTTCCCCACAAGACCATTGCCGAGAACGTCGCCTACGGGCTCAAGATCAAGGGCGTCGGCGCGGCCGAGCGGCGCAAGAAGGCGCTCGCCTCGCTCGATCAGGTGGGCCTTTCGGCCTGGGCGGACAGCTATCCGGCCGAGCTTTCCGGCGGCATGCAGCAGCGCGTGGGTCTCGCGCGCGGCCTGGCGACCGATCCGCAGATCCTGTTGATGGACGAGCCGTTCGGCGCGCTTGATCCGTTGATCCGCCGGGAGATGCAGGACGAGCTGCTCAACCTGCAGAAGACGCTCAAGAAGACCATCGTCTTCATCACGCACGATCTGAACGAGGCGCTGATACTGGGCGACCGCATCGCCATCATGAAGGACGGCCGCTTCGTCCAGGTCGGCTCCGCGCAGGAGATCGTCGCACATCCCGCGGACGATTATGTGAGCGCCTTTGTTGCCGATATCGACCGTGGGCGTGTCTTCACTGCGGGCGACGTGGCGGACGAACCCGCTGCGGTGCAGCTGACGGCAAGCGCGGAAGAGGCGATGGCGATCATGGAGGAGCGGAACCTCAACGCCCTCCATGTGCTGGACGGCGACACCGTCGCCGGCGTGGTCACCTATCAGGACCTGTCGGCCGAGCAGCGCCGCAACGGCAAGGCTAGAATGCTGGCGTCTGTCGTGATCTCCGACTTTCCTTCCGCGGCCAAGAACGCGCAGCTCCACGAGCTTTATGGGCTGGCCAGCAGCGGCTTGCCCATCGCGGTTGTCGGCGAGGGCGGCAAGCTCACCGGCGTCGTGGAGCCCGAGGCGGTGTTCGCCCAGCTTTCCCGCGAGGAGCAGCCGCAAGACGACGGAAAGAGCGAGGAGCCATCATGATCAGCCCGTCGGACATCCTGCTCATCCCCTTGGACGACTGGATCAACACGATAGTGCGCGATTTCCTCGTGCCCAACTTCCGCCCGTTCTTCCGGGCCCTGCAGGTGCCGGTGACGGCGGTGCTCAACGCGTTGGAGGCGTTCTTCCAGTTCGTGCCGATGCTGGTCACCACGGCCGCCTTTGCGCTCGTCGCCTGGCGGGTGGTGGGGCGCGGACTGGCGATCTTCACGCTCGTCGCCCTGGTGTTCATCGACATGATCGACCTGTGGCCGGAGACCATGACCACCCTGTCGATGATCCTGACTTCGGTGCTGTTCTGCACCGTCATCGGCGTGCCCGTCGGCATCCTTGCGGCCGGCAGCGACAAAATGTGGTCCGTGACGCGGCCGGTTCTCGACATCATGCAGACGATCCCATCCTTCGTCTACCTCGTGCCGATCGTCATGCTGTTCGGCGTGGGCATGGTGCCGGGCATCATCGCCACCATCATCTTTGCCCTGCCTCCGATCATCAGGCTCACGAATCTGGGCATCCGCAATGTGCGCGGAGACCTGATCGAGGCGGCGGAGGCCTTCGGTTCGACGCGTTGGCAGATGCTGTGGGAAGTGCAGTTCCCGCTGGCGATCCGGACCATCATGGCGGGCCTGAACCAGACCCTTATGCTGTCCCTGTCGATGGTGGTCATCGCCGCGCTCATCGGCGCCGGCGGGCTCGGGCTCACCGTCTATACCGGGCTGGGACGGCTCGATGTGGGCGGCGCCACTGCGGGCGGCGTGGGCATCGTGCTGCTGGCGATCATCCTCGACCGCATTACCCAGGCGCTGGGCGAGCAGAACGGCGTTCGATCGCTGTCGCTGCGCCAGGTTTTCGTTTCACTGTTTCGTCTGCGCCGCCCGGTTGCGGACGAGGCCAAGAAGACGGGCCCATAGCCCGCCGGGCGGAGGCGCTCTGCTTGTCTCCGCTTTCGACGTGCCGGGCGCCCCTTGCGTCCGGGCATAATGAAAACACAAGAGAAGGAGAGGCATCATGTTCAGTCTCAAGAAAGCCGTGCCAACCCTCGCTGCCGCCACCTTGATGTGCGCCGGTTCGCTGATGCCGGCACAGGCGCAGGAAATGCCTGGCGAAGGCAAATCCGTGCGCATGGCCCGCGCCACCTGGGACACGGGCTGGTTCCACGCCGAGATCTACAGGCAGATGCTCCAGGAGCTCGGCTACTCGGTGGACACCCCCACGACGCTCGACAACCCGCCCTTCTACCAGGCGGTCTCCCAGGGGGACGTCGACCTGTGGGTCAATGGCTGGTTCCCGCTGCACAATACCTATCGCAGCACGTTCGAAAGCGGTGCCGAAATCGTCGGCGCGGTCGCCGAGGGCGGCGCGCTGGAAGGCTATCTGGTCGACAAGGCCTCAGTCGAGAAATTCAACATCGAAACGCTGGACGATTTCAAGCGCGAGGAGGTCAAGGAGGCCTTTGACCGCAATGGCGACGGCAAGGCCGACCTGGTTGCCTGTCCGCCCGGCTGGGGCTGCGAGGTCAACATCGAGCATCACCTGGACGCCTACGAATTGCGCGACCATGTGAACCCGATCAAGGCCGGCTACTCCGCTTCCATGGCAGACGCCGTGGCGGCCTATGAGAATGGCGAGCCGATCTTCTTCTACACCTGGACGCCCAACTGGACGGTCAACGAGCTGGTCCCGGGCGAGGATGTGATGTGGATCGAAGTTCCGGAGGTCGACCTGCCGGAAAACATGATGGATCTCGCCGACGCCGCCACGCTTGAAGGCGTCGAAGGCTGCGTGGACGATCCCTGCACGCTCGGTTTCCCGGCGAACGATATCGTCCCGGTGGCCAATAGCGCATTCCTGGAGGAGAATCCGGCTGTGCGCGCGCTGCTCGAGAACGCGTCCATCCCGCTGCCCGCCATCTTCGCGCAGAACGCCGCGATGAACGAAGGCGACGACGACATCGAACAGCAGGCCGCGAACTGGATCGAGGAAAACCGCGAGACGGTCGATTCCTGGCTCGAGGAAGCCCGGCAGGCAGCGAACTGAGCAATACGAAAACCGGTGTGAGACTGGTTCAATTTGAAGGGCGGCCCGCGGGCCGCCCTTTTTTGGTTGCGCCGTCGCTGCGAATTGAAAAACCCGCCACGGGATAGGTGGCAGGCGGTCATACAAGGTTCGTTTTGGCCGATCCGGGTGCCCGCTTTTCGCCCTTAACGGCGCCTTAAACCGGCCCGCCTAGTCTGCTGCCGCTATAGGGACGGCTGCGCGTGGCGCGGTAACGGGGATAGGTCGATGGCCAGGAACACGCGAAAACGGCGCATAGAGCCGACTTTCGACGCGCCTTCGCGCCGTCGCGCCGGCGGCATGCGCGCAAGCGAGGCCGACCGCATCGTCCCGCCGTCGCGCCGCAGGAAGCCGCGCGGAAGGAAGCGCGCAAGGAGATCGCGGCGCGGCGGCGGCTTCTTCTTCCGCTTCCTGCGAAAATTCCTCTATTGGAGCCTGGTGCTGGGCATCTGGGCCGGCATCGCCGCCGCGGGGCTCGTCGCCTTTTATGGCGCGCGCATGCCGGCGGCCACCACATGGGAGATCCCCGACCGCCCGCCGAACGTGAAGATCGTCTCGATCGACGGCAAGCTCATCGCCAACCGGGGGATGACCGGCGGCGAGGCCGTCGGGCTGCATCAGATGTCGCCGCACATCGCGCAGGCGGTGATCGCCATCGAGGACCGCCGCTTCTACTCCCACTGGGGCGTCGATCCCGTGGGCCTTGCCAGGGCCATGGCGGAGAACATCGTCGAAGGGCGGATCATCCAGGGTGGCTCCACCATCACCCAGCAATTGGCCAAGAACCTGTTCCTTGAGCCCGACCGCACGGTCGAGCGAAAGGTCCAGGAAGTGCTGCTGGCCGTCTGGCTGGAGCAGAAGCACACCAAGGCGCAGATCCTGGAGATGTATCTCAACAGGGTCTATTTCGGTTCCGGCGCCTATGGCGTGGAAGCGGCCTCGCGCCGCTATTTCAACAAGTCCGCCCGCGATGTCACCCTTTCCGAGGCGGCCCTACTGGCGGGCCTTCTCAAGGCGCCGTCGCGTCTGTCGCCGGCGCGCGATCCGCAGGCGGCCGAAGCGCGCGCGCAGATCGTGCTGTCGGCCATGCGCGAGCAGGGCATGATCGGCGACAGCGAGCTCGCCGCCGCCATGAGTGCGCCGGCCACGCGGGCGGCCGCATACTGGACCGGTTCCGAACATTATGTCGCCGATCGCGTGATGGAGGAACTGCCCGGGCTGATCGGCGATACGAAGGACGACGTTGTCGTCGAGACGACCGTCGATCTGTCGCTGCAGAAGCTGGCCGAACGGTCCATCCGAACGCTGATCGCGGAAAAGGGCGAAGAGCTGGCCGTCTCCCAGGGCGCGCTCGTTTCCATCGACGGGTCCGGCGCGGTGCGCGCCATGGTGGGCGGCTATGATTACGCCAACAGCCAGTTCGACCGCGCTTCCGAGGCCCGCCGTCAGCCGGGCTCCGCCTTCAAGCCCTTTGTCTACATGGCCGCGCTGGAGCAGGGCCGCACGCCCTCAAGCATCCGCAACGATGCGCCGGTCAAGATCGGCAAATGGACGCCGGACAACTACAAGGGCAAATATCACGGTCAGGTGACCCTGGCCGAGGCGCTTGCCCGCTCGCTCAATTCGGTGGCTGCCCAGCTGGTCATGGAGGTGGGGCCGAAGGCCGCGGTGGAGGTCGCGCATCGCATGGGCATCGAATCCCGGCTGAAGGCCAATGCCTCCATCGCGCTCGGAACCTCCGAGGTCACCCCGCTGGAGCTGACCGCCGCCTATGTCCCCTTCGCCAATGGCGGCTACAGGCCCGAGATACATTTCATCCGGCGGGTGGTCAGCGTGTCCGGGAAGGTGCTCTACGAGCGCAAGGCCCAGAGGCTGCCGCGGGTGGCAAGTCCCGAAGTGGTCGGCATGATGAACGCGATGATGGCGGGAACGCTCGATTACGGCTCGGGCCGCAGCGCGGCCTTCGGCTGGCCCGCCGCCGGCAAGACCGGCACGACGCAGGGTTCGCGGGATGCGTGGTTCGTGGGGTACACGGCCAACCTCGTGACCGGCGTCTGGTTCGGCAACGACGATGCGCGGCCGACAAAGGCCACCGGCAGCTCGCTCCCCGCGCTCGCATGGCGCGATTTCATGGCGGTTGCCCATAAAGGCGTGCCGGTCGCCGCGCTGCCGGGCGGCTGGAGCAGGGCGCGCGCGCCCGCCGGTGCCGGAACGCCGTCCCGCCCGGTGCCGCAGGCGGCGGTGGCCGGCGGCTCCGCCCCCGCGCCATGCCGTCCTCCGCGCCGTCCGGCCGCCCGGTGCCGCCCGCCGATGTCGGCGGCGGCCATCAGCCGCGGGAGACGTCGATCCTCGACATCATCCTCGGCAATGGCAATTGAGACGTTTCGCGCCCTCGCAATCCGCCTGAATTGGTTCTACATAGGGCGGACGCCAACCGGAGACCGCCGTGAGCCAGATCGATGACCGCAAGACACTGGTGTTGACCGGCGCCAGCCGGGGCATCGGCCACGCCGCCGTCAAGCGCTTCTCGCGCGAGGGATGGCGGGTCATCACCTGTTCGCGCCAGCCTTTCGCGGTGGACTGCCCGTGGCCTGCCGGCCCGGAGGATCATATCCAGCTTGACCTGTCGGACCAGGAAGGCGTGGGTATCGCCATTGGCGAGATCCGCCATCGGCTGGACGCCAATGGCGGCAGGCTCGACGCCCTCGTCAACAACGCCGCCATTTCGCCGAAACTCGAAGGCGGCAAGCGGATGAATTCCATCGACACGCCCATGCATGTCTGGCGCGACGTCTTCCAGGTGAACTTCTTCGCGCCCATCATGCTGGCCCGCGGCCTGTTCAAGGAGCTGGCGACCGCCAAGGGGTCGATCGTCAACGTCACCTCCATCGTCGGCAGCCGGGTCCACCCCTTCGCCGGCACCGCTTATGCCACGTCAAAGGCGGCGCTGGCCGCCCTGACGCGCGAGATGGCCGCCGATTTCGGACCCCACGGCATCCGCGTCAATGCCATCGCGCCGGGCGAGATCGAAACCTCGATCCTGTCGCCCGGAACCGACAAGTTCATCGAGCAAATCCCCCTCCGGCGCCTCGGCCAGACGTCCGAAGTCGCCGAAACGATCTACTTCCTATGCTCGGGCCAGTCATCCTACGTGACCGGCGCCGAAATCCATATCAATGGCGGGCAGCACGTCTAGGTCCTGACCCTAGGGGCGCTCCCCCTCCGCCAACAGCACCTTTTCCATCTCCGGCACGGTGTGGTTCGTCAGCGTCTTGGCGACCTCGCCGACGACCTTTTCCTCTACTTCCTTGTGCAGTGATTTGCGCATTTCGCCCAGCACCAGGGGCGGCGCTACGAGGACGAGCTTGTCGAATTTCCCTGCATGGGCGAGCTTGTACAGCCGCGACGCGATCTCGTCGGCGAAGCGTCGTTTCTCGATGCGGTGCCAGTCCGTTTCCTGAACGGCGCTGCTGTGCCTGTCGCCGGTATCGTACAGCCGGCCCGGCCTGTCCGTGCCCTGTTCGCGCGTCGGCGGATTGTCGTCGTGAATCTCGCGGACCACCTCCAGGTTCGGATATACGGCATCCCCCTCATTGCGCAGGAACAGCGCTTTCTCGCCGTCCGCGACCAGAACCCACATATCGTGCTGAAGCCGGAAATTGGCCATTTTCGCTCTCCACTCGGCGTTGAATTCCTGATGAGAAACGCGCCGGAAGGAGGCGCGTTCCAAAGGTCGACGCGCAAGGATGATCCTGCGCCGCGGATGATTTTTCCGCTTCCCGGCGCCGCAACGCAAAACTCGTTGCTGCCCGCCGCCGGGGGCGCGAGTGGGTTTCTTCTGATTGTCGCGTTCAAAAGGCAGAATTTGGGCTAATACCAGGGACCTTGGTCCTTGGTAGAATGATGAGGAGACCCGGCATCATGTCAGGTGAAACGGCAAGGCTGAACGCATTCCCGGTCTTCATGCGCGTCGAAGGACGCCGCGTGGCGATTGTGGGCGGCGGTGAGGAGGCGCTGGCCAAGGCCCGCCTCATGGCCCAGTCGTCCGCCCAGATCGTGATCGTCGCCGAAGCGCCGGAGGCAGCTCTCGTGGAATGGGCGTCCGCCAACGGCGTTGCGGTCGTGCGCGAGGCCTACGAGGCCGGCCATCTGCATGGCGCGGCCCTTGTCTTCGCCGCGACCGGGGACGAGGCTTCCGACGGCGCCGTGGTCGCCGACGCGCGCGCCCGCTCCATCCCCGTCAATGCCGTCGACCGGCCGGAGCTTTGCGACTTCTTCACCCCCGCTCTGGTCAACCGCGCGCCCGTGGCCGTTGCCATCGGCACCGAGGGCGCCGGTCCCATCCTGGCGCAGATGCTCCGCGCCGCCATCGATCGCAT
This window harbors:
- a CDS encoding carboxymuconolactone decarboxylase family protein; the encoded protein is MTTQKQTGSESRYDKGLRALAEVDGEAGRKVVESLADIAPDFARYLIEFPFGDIYSRPGLGLREREIATIAALTALGHSSPQLKVHIQAGLNVGLTREEITETIMQMAVYSGFPTALNGLFAAKEVFEGNRAAEGEAA
- a CDS encoding quaternary amine ABC transporter ATP-binding protein, with the protein product MEAKLKVRDAFKVFGTAPEDALERLRRGESKEQILAETGQVVGVQDVSFDVEEAQIFVVMGLSGSGKSTLVRMLNGLIKPTAGHILVDGEDVATCSPEQLRRIRRNKVAMVFQHFALFPHKTIAENVAYGLKIKGVGAAERRKKALASLDQVGLSAWADSYPAELSGGMQQRVGLARGLATDPQILLMDEPFGALDPLIRREMQDELLNLQKTLKKTIVFITHDLNEALILGDRIAIMKDGRFVQVGSAQEIVAHPADDYVSAFVADIDRGRVFTAGDVADEPAAVQLTASAEEAMAIMEERNLNALHVLDGDTVAGVVTYQDLSAEQRRNGKARMLASVVISDFPSAAKNAQLHELYGLASSGLPIAVVGEGGKLTGVVEPEAVFAQLSREEQPQDDGKSEEPS
- a CDS encoding ABC transporter permease produces the protein MISPSDILLIPLDDWINTIVRDFLVPNFRPFFRALQVPVTAVLNALEAFFQFVPMLVTTAAFALVAWRVVGRGLAIFTLVALVFIDMIDLWPETMTTLSMILTSVLFCTVIGVPVGILAAGSDKMWSVTRPVLDIMQTIPSFVYLVPIVMLFGVGMVPGIIATIIFALPPIIRLTNLGIRNVRGDLIEAAEAFGSTRWQMLWEVQFPLAIRTIMAGLNQTLMLSLSMVVIAALIGAGGLGLTVYTGLGRLDVGGATAGGVGIVLLAIILDRITQALGEQNGVRSLSLRQVFVSLFRLRRPVADEAKKTGP
- the proX gene encoding glycine betaine/L-proline ABC transporter substrate-binding protein ProX, with protein sequence MFSLKKAVPTLAAATLMCAGSLMPAQAQEMPGEGKSVRMARATWDTGWFHAEIYRQMLQELGYSVDTPTTLDNPPFYQAVSQGDVDLWVNGWFPLHNTYRSTFESGAEIVGAVAEGGALEGYLVDKASVEKFNIETLDDFKREEVKEAFDRNGDGKADLVACPPGWGCEVNIEHHLDAYELRDHVNPIKAGYSASMADAVAAYENGEPIFFYTWTPNWTVNELVPGEDVMWIEVPEVDLPENMMDLADAATLEGVEGCVDDPCTLGFPANDIVPVANSAFLEENPAVRALLENASIPLPAIFAQNAAMNEGDDDIEQQAANWIEENRETVDSWLEEARQAAN
- a CDS encoding transglycosylase domain-containing protein — translated: MARNTRKRRIEPTFDAPSRRRAGGMRASEADRIVPPSRRRKPRGRKRARRSRRGGGFFFRFLRKFLYWSLVLGIWAGIAAAGLVAFYGARMPAATTWEIPDRPPNVKIVSIDGKLIANRGMTGGEAVGLHQMSPHIAQAVIAIEDRRFYSHWGVDPVGLARAMAENIVEGRIIQGGSTITQQLAKNLFLEPDRTVERKVQEVLLAVWLEQKHTKAQILEMYLNRVYFGSGAYGVEAASRRYFNKSARDVTLSEAALLAGLLKAPSRLSPARDPQAAEARAQIVLSAMREQGMIGDSELAAAMSAPATRAAAYWTGSEHYVADRVMEELPGLIGDTKDDVVVETTVDLSLQKLAERSIRTLIAEKGEELAVSQGALVSIDGSGAVRAMVGGYDYANSQFDRASEARRQPGSAFKPFVYMAALEQGRTPSSIRNDAPVKIGKWTPDNYKGKYHGQVTLAEALARSLNSVAAQLVMEVGPKAAVEVAHRMGIESRLKANASIALGTSEVTPLELTAAYVPFANGGYRPEIHFIRRVVSVSGKVLYERKAQRLPRVASPEVVGMMNAMMAGTLDYGSGRSAAFGWPAAGKTGTTQGSRDAWFVGYTANLVTGVWFGNDDARPTKATGSSLPALAWRDFMAVAHKGVPVAALPGGWSRARAPAGAGTPSRPVPQAAVAGGSAPAPCRPPRRPAARCRPPMSAAAISRGRRRSSTSSSAMAIETFRALAIRLNWFYIGRTPTGDRREPDR
- a CDS encoding SDR family NAD(P)-dependent oxidoreductase, with translation MSQIDDRKTLVLTGASRGIGHAAVKRFSREGWRVITCSRQPFAVDCPWPAGPEDHIQLDLSDQEGVGIAIGEIRHRLDANGGRLDALVNNAAISPKLEGGKRMNSIDTPMHVWRDVFQVNFFAPIMLARGLFKELATAKGSIVNVTSIVGSRVHPFAGTAYATSKAALAALTREMAADFGPHGIRVNAIAPGEIETSILSPGTDKFIEQIPLRRLGQTSEVAETIYFLCSGQSSYVTGAEIHINGGQHV
- a CDS encoding host attachment family protein → MANFRLQHDMWVLVADGEKALFLRNEGDAVYPNLEVVREIHDDNPPTREQGTDRPGRLYDTGDRHSSAVQETDWHRIEKRRFADEIASRLYKLAHAGKFDKLVLVAPPLVLGEMRKSLHKEVEEKVVGEVAKTLTNHTVPEMEKVLLAEGERP